A genomic region of Micromonospora sp. NBC_01796 contains the following coding sequences:
- a CDS encoding glycosyltransferase, translating into MAASYGFLSTHPPTQCGLATFNSALSAQLTAGGRPGGIVRVISAGEDERAGPGVVHTWSPRSGTGWQDAAEALNAFDVAIVQHEYGIYPGTDGSAVLPLLRALDRPAIVVLHTVLAQPTAGQRATLEEVVTAAGAVVTMTETARDRLLIGYAVDPAKVTVIPHGAGDHTGATTTARTRPHLLTWGLIGPGKGIEWALRALARLRDLSPSPTYTVAGKTHPKVLEQHGETYRTSLQGLGTLLGITDAVRYEPVYRDEAALSRLIRSADVVVLPYDSREQVTSGVLIEAVAAGVPVVATPFPHAIELLTDGPGLLVPHQDPAAMATAIRRILTEPGLSGSLAGRTGPLAPTLLWPAVAARYAALAAGLRTANRPVLATPPVPA; encoded by the coding sequence ATGGCCGCCAGTTACGGTTTTCTCAGCACCCACCCGCCGACCCAGTGCGGACTGGCCACCTTCAACTCGGCCCTGTCCGCCCAGCTCACCGCCGGTGGGCGACCGGGCGGGATCGTACGGGTGATCAGCGCCGGCGAGGACGAGCGCGCCGGCCCCGGCGTCGTACACACCTGGTCCCCGCGCAGCGGCACCGGTTGGCAGGACGCCGCCGAGGCCCTCAACGCGTTCGACGTCGCCATCGTCCAGCACGAGTACGGGATCTACCCCGGCACCGACGGATCGGCCGTACTGCCGCTGCTGCGCGCACTCGACCGGCCCGCCATCGTGGTCCTGCACACCGTGCTGGCCCAGCCCACCGCCGGACAGCGGGCGACGCTGGAGGAGGTGGTGACGGCGGCCGGCGCGGTGGTCACCATGACCGAGACCGCCCGGGACCGGCTGCTGATCGGGTACGCGGTCGACCCGGCGAAGGTCACCGTCATCCCGCACGGTGCCGGCGACCACACCGGTGCCACCACCACCGCCCGCACCCGTCCGCACCTGCTCACCTGGGGGCTGATAGGCCCAGGCAAGGGCATCGAGTGGGCGCTGCGGGCACTGGCCCGGTTGCGCGACCTCAGCCCGTCCCCCACCTACACGGTCGCCGGCAAGACCCATCCCAAGGTGCTCGAACAGCACGGGGAGACATACCGGACGAGCCTGCAGGGCCTCGGCACGCTGCTCGGCATCACCGACGCGGTCCGCTACGAGCCGGTATACCGGGACGAGGCGGCACTGAGCCGGCTGATCCGTTCCGCCGACGTTGTCGTGCTGCCGTACGACTCGCGTGAACAGGTCACCTCCGGGGTCCTGATCGAGGCGGTGGCCGCCGGGGTTCCCGTGGTCGCCACCCCCTTCCCGCACGCGATCGAACTGCTCACCGACGGGCCGGGACTGCTCGTACCCCACCAGGACCCGGCCGCCATGGCCACCGCCATCCGCCGGATCCTGACCGAACCCGGCCTGTCCGGCAGTCTCGCCGGCCGGACCGGTCCACTCGCCCCGACCCTGCTGTGGCCGGCGGTGGCGGCCCGCTACGCCGCACTCGCCGCCGGGCTGCGTACGGCCAACCGGCCGGTCCTGGCGACGCCGCCGGTGCCGGCGTGA
- a CDS encoding glycosyltransferase, whose amino-acid sequence MPAPSFAHLSRLTDDTGLFEHARHAIARREHGYCTDDVARGLVVASREPDPPATVLGLAECYLAFLTHAQGDDGAFHNRLGYDRRWADEPGVGDWWGRALWGLGTAATRSPAPWIREEALVAFTLGAARRSPAPHAMAFAGLGAAEVLRGHPDHRAAAELLDDAATAVGRPDDSPDWPWPRPRLTYANAALAEVVVAAGQLRGNGDLLATGLAMLTWLREVQLRHGRLSVVPVDGWLRHGPRLRHDQQPIEVAALADACATAATATGDPGWQIGVRQAVAWFLGENDVGTAMWDPATGGGYDGLTPHGPNLNQGAESTLALISTLQHARGRP is encoded by the coding sequence GTGCCGGCGCCCAGCTTCGCGCACCTGAGCCGGTTGACCGACGACACCGGCCTGTTCGAACACGCCCGGCACGCGATCGCCCGCCGCGAGCACGGTTACTGCACCGACGACGTCGCACGCGGGCTCGTGGTCGCCAGCCGCGAACCCGATCCGCCCGCCACCGTGCTCGGGCTCGCCGAGTGTTACCTGGCCTTCCTGACCCACGCACAGGGTGACGACGGCGCGTTCCACAACCGGCTCGGTTATGACCGGCGGTGGGCCGACGAGCCCGGGGTCGGCGACTGGTGGGGGCGGGCGCTGTGGGGTCTGGGCACCGCCGCGACCCGCAGTCCGGCCCCGTGGATCCGGGAGGAGGCCCTCGTCGCCTTCACCCTCGGGGCCGCCCGCCGCTCCCCCGCCCCGCACGCCATGGCCTTCGCCGGTCTCGGCGCCGCCGAGGTGCTGCGTGGACATCCGGACCACCGGGCGGCGGCCGAACTGCTCGACGACGCCGCCACCGCCGTCGGCAGGCCGGACGACAGCCCGGACTGGCCGTGGCCGCGCCCCCGGTTGACCTACGCCAACGCGGCCCTCGCCGAGGTGGTCGTCGCCGCCGGCCAGCTTCGCGGCAACGGTGACCTGCTCGCCACCGGCCTGGCGATGCTGACGTGGTTGCGCGAGGTGCAACTGCGCCACGGCCGGCTGTCGGTCGTCCCGGTCGACGGTTGGTTACGCCACGGCCCCCGACTACGCCACGACCAGCAGCCGATCGAGGTGGCCGCGCTCGCCGACGCCTGCGCCACCGCCGCCACGGCCACCGGTGACCCCGGCTGGCAGATCGGCGTACGGCAGGCGGTGGCCTGGTTCCTCGGTGAGAACGACGTGGGCACCGCGATGTGGGACCCGGCCACCGGCGGCGGGTACGACGGCCTGACCCCGCACGGGCCCAACCTCAACCAGGGCGCCGAGTCGACCCTCGCCCTCATCTCCACCCTGCAACACGCCCGAGGACGGCCATGA
- a CDS encoding glycosyltransferase family 4 protein has product MRVALLGPVAWRTPPHHYGPWERVTGLLAEGLAARGVDVTLFATLDSVTSAKLDGVCPRGYADDPDLDGRVWEAMHVAHALARSGEFDLVHNHLDWLPLAFAGHCRAPMLTTVHGFSGPGILPAYERAKSAYVSISDADRFPGLDYVATVPHGIDLDGFPFAPDGGPGLVAFGRIHPDKGIHTAIEIARLAGRPLTICGIVQDERYYAEQVAPHVDGEKVTFLGAVGPDRRGEILGAAAALLHPIAFAEPFGLSVVEAMACGTPVVAYRLGSMPEVVDDGVTGYLVQTVDQAVAAVDRIGAIDRAGCRDRARQRFGVDRMVRDYLDVYRVLID; this is encoded by the coding sequence GTGAGGGTGGCCCTGCTGGGGCCGGTGGCATGGCGTACGCCACCACATCACTACGGGCCGTGGGAGAGGGTGACCGGCCTGCTCGCCGAGGGGCTTGCGGCCCGTGGCGTGGACGTGACGCTCTTCGCCACGCTCGACTCGGTCACGTCCGCCAAGCTCGACGGGGTCTGTCCGCGCGGGTACGCCGACGACCCGGACCTGGACGGGCGGGTGTGGGAGGCGATGCACGTCGCCCACGCGCTGGCCCGGTCGGGTGAGTTCGACCTGGTCCACAACCACCTGGACTGGCTGCCGCTGGCGTTCGCCGGGCACTGTCGCGCCCCGATGCTGACCACGGTCCACGGCTTCTCCGGCCCCGGCATCCTGCCCGCGTACGAGCGGGCGAAGTCGGCGTACGTCTCGATCTCCGACGCCGACCGGTTCCCCGGTCTCGACTACGTGGCCACGGTGCCGCACGGGATCGACCTCGACGGTTTCCCGTTCGCCCCGGACGGAGGCCCCGGACTGGTCGCCTTCGGCCGGATCCATCCGGACAAGGGCATCCACACCGCGATCGAGATCGCCCGGCTGGCCGGTCGGCCGCTGACCATCTGCGGCATCGTCCAGGACGAGCGGTACTACGCCGAACAGGTCGCCCCGCACGTCGACGGCGAGAAGGTCACCTTCCTCGGCGCGGTCGGCCCGGACCGGCGTGGTGAGATCCTCGGCGCCGCCGCGGCCCTGCTGCACCCGATCGCGTTCGCCGAGCCCTTCGGGCTGTCCGTGGTGGAGGCGATGGCGTGCGGGACACCGGTGGTGGCGTACCGGCTCGGGTCGATGCCCGAGGTGGTCGACGACGGGGTGACCGGATACCTGGTGCAGACCGTGGACCAGGCCGTCGCCGCCGTCGACCGGATCGGTGCCATCGACCGGGCCGGCTGCCGGGACCGCGCCCGGCAGCGTTTCGGGGTGGACCGGATGGTCCGGGACTACCTTGATGTCTACCGAGTCCTGATCGACTGA
- a CDS encoding glycoside hydrolase family 130 protein: MTDGTSAPQDPQHPQDLAVRVGPTLAPDPRRVIVKLFVPGEDAVLARTRAHALIERIADLGDAETGTLLRQTLRRFGGRHHDLEATFRHHYDLVHHRVPRTSELSPEARLLVGAYFSHEYAVEAAALCNPSMVVHPDQTGLAPGELRAAISLRQIGEGHLSSIGFAGAVLGPGSRLDVADRDGPLVTGGRTGALHRRDLLAAGLAEEGWDNEVSATVLGCLTERFDDDAFERALGQLPIDLLTRATAHRTLEQLRRTISAGYAITFPADVPLHRRVLWPATPAECNGMEDARFVRWVDDNGESAYRATYTAYDGRNIAARMLDSDDLRHFEVTPMRGPAARNKGVALFPRPVGGRRLALCRSDGETIGLSTLDAENRWQSPVPLHGPRRGWELIQVGNCGSPIETEAGWLVLTHGVGTMRQYAIGAMLLDLARPERVVAELPDALLRPDDTERDGYVPNVVYSCGGLLHDGTLWLPYGAGDARVGFATIALSALLGAMVGVPSR, translated from the coding sequence ATGACCGACGGAACCTCCGCCCCGCAGGACCCGCAGCACCCGCAGGACCTGGCCGTCCGGGTCGGCCCGACGCTGGCACCGGACCCGCGCCGGGTGATCGTGAAGCTCTTCGTGCCGGGCGAGGACGCCGTCCTCGCCCGGACCCGGGCGCACGCCCTGATCGAACGGATCGCCGACCTCGGGGACGCGGAGACCGGCACTCTGCTCCGGCAGACGTTGCGGCGTTTCGGCGGCCGGCACCACGATCTGGAGGCGACCTTCCGGCACCACTACGACCTGGTCCACCACCGGGTGCCACGGACCAGCGAGCTGTCGCCCGAGGCCCGCCTGCTGGTCGGGGCCTACTTCTCCCACGAGTACGCGGTGGAGGCCGCCGCCCTGTGCAACCCGTCGATGGTCGTGCATCCCGACCAGACCGGCCTCGCCCCCGGTGAGCTGCGCGCGGCGATCAGTCTGCGGCAGATCGGCGAGGGCCACCTGTCCTCGATCGGGTTCGCCGGTGCCGTACTCGGGCCGGGTTCCCGCCTCGATGTCGCGGACCGGGACGGGCCCCTGGTCACCGGGGGGCGTACCGGCGCTCTGCATCGGCGGGACCTGCTGGCCGCCGGGCTCGCCGAGGAGGGCTGGGACAACGAGGTGTCGGCCACCGTACTGGGTTGTCTGACCGAGCGGTTCGACGACGACGCCTTCGAACGGGCGCTGGGGCAGCTCCCGATCGACCTGCTCACCCGAGCCACCGCGCACCGTACGCTCGAACAGCTCCGCCGTACGATCTCCGCCGGTTACGCCATCACGTTTCCCGCCGACGTGCCGCTGCACCGACGGGTCCTGTGGCCGGCGACTCCCGCCGAGTGCAACGGGATGGAGGACGCCCGTTTCGTACGGTGGGTCGACGACAACGGCGAGTCGGCGTACCGGGCCACCTACACCGCGTACGACGGCCGGAACATCGCCGCGCGGATGCTCGACAGCGACGACCTGCGGCACTTCGAGGTGACCCCGATGCGCGGGCCCGCCGCCCGGAACAAGGGCGTCGCGCTGTTCCCGCGTCCGGTCGGCGGTCGCCGGCTCGCCCTGTGCCGGTCCGACGGGGAGACCATCGGCCTGTCCACCCTGGACGCGGAGAACCGGTGGCAGTCCCCGGTGCCGTTGCACGGCCCCCGCCGGGGCTGGGAACTGATCCAGGTCGGGAACTGCGGCTCGCCGATCGAGACCGAGGCCGGTTGGCTCGTCCTCACTCACGGGGTCGGCACGATGCGGCAGTACGCCATCGGGGCGATGCTGCTCGACCTGGCCCGTCCCGAGCGGGTCGTCGCCGAGTTGCCGGACGCGCTGCTGCGTCCCGACGACACCGAACGCGACGGGTACGTGCCGAACGTCGTCTACTCGTGCGGCGGCCTGCTGCACGACGGGACCCTGTGGTTGCCGTACGGCGCCGGTGATGCACGGGTCGGGTTCGCCACCATCGCGCTCTCGGCCCTGCTCGGGGCGATGGTGGGCGTTCCCTCCCGGTAG